From a region of the Methanothermobacter tenebrarum genome:
- a CDS encoding ABC transporter permease has translation MKKFLESLIIPVILIIVWSILTFTNIVPSYILPSPYEVLTAFYNLIITGELFLHAMSTLLRVVAGFSAAAMIAIPLGIGIGWSEALERIFNPIIQILRPIPPLAWVPFALLWFGLGLKAEAFIIFIGSFFPILLNSLDAVKGVEKVLIEAACTLGATEGQVLTKVVLPASSPGILLGLRVGFGIGFMCTVAAEMIAAKSGLGYLIMESMRLLDTGEVVVGMLTIGLIGFAIDHLLSKLEEKYIPWRGKTI, from the coding sequence TTGAAGAAATTCCTCGAATCACTAATCATACCAGTGATACTAATCATAGTCTGGTCAATATTAACATTCACCAACATAGTACCATCATATATTCTGCCAAGCCCATATGAAGTACTCACAGCATTCTATAACCTCATAATAACTGGGGAATTATTTTTACACGCCATGAGCACACTACTGAGAGTTGTCGCAGGATTCAGCGCGGCAGCCATGATCGCAATACCATTAGGGATAGGGATAGGCTGGTCCGAAGCCCTGGAGAGGATTTTCAACCCAATAATCCAAATATTAAGACCCATACCACCACTAGCATGGGTTCCATTCGCCCTGCTCTGGTTCGGCCTCGGGCTTAAAGCAGAAGCTTTCATAATATTCATAGGATCATTCTTCCCAATACTCCTAAATAGCCTAGATGCTGTTAAAGGCGTGGAAAAAGTCCTAATCGAAGCCGCATGCACACTAGGAGCCACAGAAGGACAAGTACTAACAAAGGTCGTCCTACCAGCATCTTCCCCAGGTATACTACTAGGTTTAAGGGTTGGCTTTGGAATAGGATTCATGTGCACAGTAGCCGCTGAGATGATAGCAGCCAAATCAGGCCTAGGATACCTTATCATGGAATCCATGCGCTTACTTGACACAGGCGAAGTCGTGGTGGGCATGCTCACCATAGGCTTAATAGGATTCGCCATCGACCATCTACTCTCAAAACTAGAAGAAAAATACATCCCATGGAGAGGTAAAACCATCTAG